The following are encoded together in the Scytonema millei VB511283 genome:
- the crtO gene encoding beta-carotene ketolase CrtO: protein MQAYDVVIIGAGHNGLVCAAYLLKAGYSVLLLEKQPIPGGGATTEELMPQEAPGFKFNPCAINHLFIFLGSVIQELELEKYGLEYLTCDPVAFCPHPDGKYFLAHKSVEKTCAEIARFSQRDAEKYAEYADFWLRFVRGIAPFFNAPPKSLIDISGNYDLKNLQQLFSVLGGPNETLDLLRTLFSSPVDNINEYFDAEFVKAPLARLSAELSSPPSQKAMSFGAMMAVLRHEPGMARPRGGTGALTEALVKLVKTLGGVILTEQSVEQILVDGDRAVGVRVRGSKEYRAHKGVISSIDAKRLFLQLMDANDIDSADPNLRERLDRRIVNNNETILKIDCALSEPLRFENHDHRDEYLMGSVLIADSVNHVEQAHSEITLGKIPDADPSMYVVMPTGLDPSMAPQGKHTLWIEFFAPYQIAGAEGTGLKGTGWTDVLKHKVADRVLDKLAQYSPNLKHSIIARHVESPAELAERLGTYKGNYYHIDMTLEQMLCFRPLPEIANYKTPIQGLYLTGAGTHPGGSISGMPGRNCARIFLHEQHPITETLKDAKNSVQSAVKSLFTG, encoded by the coding sequence ATGCAAGCTTACGATGTTGTTATTATTGGTGCTGGTCACAACGGACTAGTCTGTGCGGCTTACTTACTTAAAGCAGGCTATAGCGTTTTGCTCTTAGAAAAACAACCGATTCCAGGGGGTGGAGCCACTACAGAAGAACTCATGCCCCAAGAAGCACCTGGATTCAAGTTTAACCCCTGTGCGATTAATCACCTATTTATTTTTCTCGGTTCGGTGATTCAGGAATTAGAACTAGAAAAATACGGTTTAGAATACTTAACTTGCGACCCCGTTGCCTTTTGTCCCCATCCCGACGGCAAATATTTTCTCGCCCATAAATCGGTAGAAAAGACTTGTGCAGAAATTGCCCGTTTTAGCCAACGCGATGCCGAAAAATATGCTGAATATGCAGACTTTTGGCTGCGCTTCGTGCGTGGTATCGCACCATTTTTTAACGCTCCACCCAAATCTTTAATTGATATCTCCGGTAACTACGACTTGAAAAACCTGCAACAGTTATTTTCAGTCCTGGGGGGTCCCAACGAAACTTTAGACCTTCTACGTACCCTATTTAGCAGCCCGGTAGATAATATTAACGAATATTTTGACGCTGAATTTGTCAAAGCACCCCTCGCCAGACTCTCAGCAGAATTAAGTTCGCCTCCCTCTCAAAAAGCCATGTCATTTGGAGCAATGATGGCTGTGTTGCGTCACGAACCAGGAATGGCGCGTCCGCGTGGTGGTACGGGAGCGCTAACCGAAGCATTAGTTAAGTTAGTCAAAACTTTAGGTGGCGTAATCCTTACAGAACAAAGTGTAGAACAAATTTTAGTCGATGGCGATCGCGCTGTGGGCGTGCGAGTTCGCGGTAGCAAAGAATATCGCGCCCATAAAGGTGTCATCTCTAGCATTGATGCCAAACGGCTATTTCTGCAACTAATGGATGCTAACGATATCGATAGCGCCGATCCTAACTTACGCGAGAGACTCGATCGTCGAATTGTCAATAACAACGAAACAATTCTCAAAATCGACTGCGCTTTATCCGAACCCCTGCGCTTTGAAAACCACGACCACCGAGACGAGTATCTCATGGGTTCGGTCTTAATTGCCGATTCCGTCAACCATGTAGAACAAGCCCATAGCGAAATTACTCTAGGCAAAATTCCCGATGCAGACCCTTCAATGTATGTAGTCATGCCCACAGGACTCGACCCTTCAATGGCTCCCCAAGGCAAACATACACTTTGGATTGAATTTTTTGCCCCCTATCAAATTGCTGGTGCAGAAGGTACAGGCTTAAAAGGTACGGGATGGACGGACGTGCTTAAACATAAAGTAGCCGATCGCGTCCTCGATAAGCTAGCCCAATATTCACCCAATCTCAAGCACTCAATTATTGCCCGCCACGTCGAAAGCCCAGCCGAATTAGCAGAACGTCTAGGAACCTATAAAGGCAACTACTACCACATAGACATGACCTTAGAACAAATGCTTTGCTTCCGTCCCCTACCAGAAATAGCTAACTATAAAACACCAATTCAGGGATTATATCTCACAGGAGCAGGAACCCATCCAGGCGGCTCCATCTCAGGAATGCCGGGACGCAACTGCGCCAGAATCTTCTTACACGAACAGCATCCCATCACTGAGACACTGAAAGATGCTAAAAACTCAGTTCAGTCAGCAGTCAAATCCCTGTTTACGGGTTGA
- a CDS encoding pentapeptide repeat-containing protein: MNAEELLKRYAAGERDFTQADLANVKLINAYLVGVNLWGANLEGANLAKAKLWGANLTGANLINANLTRTNLCGAKLTEANLRKARLNYAKLYGANLSGACYDNSTRFSRGFDPNSQNMRKV; encoded by the coding sequence ATGAATGCTGAAGAACTGCTGAAACGCTATGCAGCAGGAGAAAGAGACTTTACTCAAGCTGACTTAGCCAACGTCAAGCTAATCAACGCTTACCTGGTAGGAGTCAACCTGTGGGGAGCCAACTTAGAAGGAGCAAATTTAGCCAAAGCGAAATTGTGGGGAGCCAACTTAACTGGCGCAAACCTGATTAACGCTAACCTGACGCGCACAAACCTCTGCGGTGCAAAACTAACTGAAGCAAATTTACGTAAAGCTAGACTCAACTATGCCAAACTGTACGGAGCTAACTTAAGTGGTGCTTGTTACGACAACAGCACCCGCTTTTCCCGTGGTTTCGATCCGAACAGTCAAAATATGCGTAAGGTATAA